One Podarcis raffonei isolate rPodRaf1 chromosome 3, rPodRaf1.pri, whole genome shotgun sequence genomic region harbors:
- the LOC128411037 gene encoding ankyrin repeat domain-containing protein 9-like: MASNQASLQDDQSRHCKFLSYMFYQAVRDHKPVWMLEDMRTMEYFYWEENASLRTYSPSEALLYAVVHNHLPYAQYLLSHFPEEALKVPGEHFCYCPSSAPHLAMAVTYDRRDILGLIISISHKLPSLNSYINRTGCFHLEDGKTPLHLACELLRSETVLILLGNGASPRIEDSKGLTPLDVILEQMWDSKVNVASKKLCLDYLLLFMPSPRFKMRKVLQEHPEHWAVLLGEDKFNSLVGNMPASLYLQAMQTILQTLPPSHFPKSIQELPIPQALKPLPRFGKQHPTKKMVNVFP; this comes from the coding sequence ATGGCCAGTAACCAGGCCAGCTTACAGGATGACCAGAGCAGGCATTGCAAGTTCTTATCCTATATGTTTTACCAAGCTGTCAGAGATCACAAACCTGTCTGGATGCTGGAAGACATGAGGACTATGGAGTATTTCTACTGGGAAGAAAATGCCAGCCTGAGGACGTATTCCCCTTCCGAAGCCCTGCTCTATGCCGTGGTGCACAACCACCTGCCTTATGCCCAGTACCTGCTGTCTCATTTTCCGGAGGAGGCTCTCAAAGTCCCCGGGGAACATTTCTGCTATTGCCCTTCCTCTGCTCCTCACTTGGCCATGGCTGTCACCTACGACAGGAGAGACATTCTGGGGCTGATCATCAGCATCTCCCACAAGCTGCCCAGCCTGAACTCCTACATCAACCGAACCGGCTGCTTCCACCTGGAAGATGGGAAGACCCCTCTGCATCTTGCCTGCGAGCTCCTGAGGTCAGAGACGGTTCTGATCCTCCTGGGGAACGGGGCCTCTCCCAGGATAGAGGACAGCAAAGGACTGACACCGCTGGACGTCATCCTGGAGCAGATGTGGGACTCGAAAGTCAACGTGGCGTCCAAAAAGCTCTGCCTCGATTACCTCTTGCTCTTCATGCCCAGCCCCCGGTTCAAGATGAGGAAGGTGCTGCAGGAGCATCCGGAGCACTGGGCAGTTCTGCTAGGGGAGGACAAGTTCAATAGCCTGGTGGGGAACATGCCTGCATCTTTATACCTGCAAGCTATGCAAACCATCCTTCAGACTCTCCCACCCTCCCATTTCCCTAAAAGCATCCAGGAACTTCCTATACCTCAGGCATTAAAGCCCCTGCCTCGCTTCGGCAAGCAGCACCCAACAAAAAAGATGGTAAATGTTTTTCCATGA
- the YPEL5 gene encoding protein yippee-like 5 yields MGRIFLDHIGGTRLFSCANCDTILTNRSELISTRFTGATGRAFLFNKVVNLQYSEVQDRVMLTGRHMVRDVSCKNCNSKLGWIYEFATEDSQRYKEGRVILERALVRESEGFEEHVPSDNS; encoded by the exons ATGGGCCGGATTTTCTTGGATCATATTGGTGGTACTCGCCTGTTTTCCTGTGCAAATTGTGACACAATCTTGACCAACCGCTCAGAACTCATATCTACTCGCTTCACAGGGGCTACTGGTCGAGCCTTCCTATTTAACAAG GTAGTAAATCTGCAGTACAGTGAAGTCCAGGATCGGGTCATGCTCACTGGACGCCACATGGTTCGTGATGTGAGCTGCAAGAACTGCAACAGCAAGCTAGGCTGGATCTATGAATTTGCCACTGAAGACAGCCAGCGGTATAAGGAGGGCCGTGTTATCTTGGAAAGAGCTCTAGTCCGAGAGAGCGAGGGGTTTGAGGAGCATGTTCCATCTGATAACTCATGA